The Deinococcus koreensis genome window below encodes:
- a CDS encoding SPFH domain-containing protein, which yields MGLTIVVVFLVLLVIITLLAGVKSVPQGYQWTQERFGKFQRTLKPGLNLIIPYIDRIGRKVNMMEQVMDVPSQEIITRDNALVTVDGVVFYAVLDAAKASYEVRNLEQATLNLTMTNIRTVMGSMDLDELLSNRDQINARLLSVVDEATEPWGVKVTRIEVKDIKPPADLVASMARQMKAEREKRANILDAEGFRQAAILKAEGEKQAEILNAEGARQAAFLQSEARERQAQAEAAATRMVSEAIAAGNVQAINYFVAQRYVDALKEFATSPNQKTLILPMEATAILGSLQGIAEVAKEAFGGRKD from the coding sequence ATGGGATTGACGATCGTGGTGGTGTTTCTGGTGTTGCTGGTGATCATCACCCTGCTCGCCGGGGTCAAGAGCGTGCCGCAGGGGTACCAGTGGACCCAGGAGCGCTTCGGGAAGTTCCAGCGCACCCTCAAGCCGGGGCTGAACCTGATCATTCCGTACATCGACCGGATCGGGCGCAAGGTCAACATGATGGAACAGGTCATGGACGTGCCCAGCCAGGAGATCATCACCCGCGACAACGCGCTGGTGACGGTGGACGGCGTGGTGTTCTACGCCGTGCTGGACGCCGCCAAGGCCAGCTACGAGGTTCGCAACCTGGAGCAGGCCACGCTGAACCTCACCATGACCAACATCCGCACGGTCATGGGCTCCATGGATCTGGATGAACTGCTCAGCAACCGCGACCAGATCAACGCCCGCCTCCTGAGCGTGGTGGACGAGGCCACCGAGCCGTGGGGAGTCAAGGTCACGCGCATCGAGGTCAAGGACATCAAGCCGCCGGCCGATCTGGTCGCCTCGATGGCCCGCCAGATGAAGGCCGAACGCGAGAAGCGCGCCAACATCCTGGACGCCGAGGGCTTCCGGCAGGCCGCCATCCTGAAGGCCGAGGGTGAGAAGCAGGCCGAGATCCTGAACGCCGAAGGGGCCCGGCAGGCCGCGTTCCTGCAGTCCGAGGCCCGCGAGCGTCAGGCCCAGGCCGAGGCCGCCGCGACCCGCATGGTGAGCGAGGCGATCGCCGCCGGCAACGTGCAGGCCATCAACTACTTCGTGGCCCAGCGCTACGTGGACGCCCTGAAGGAGTTCGCCACCTCGCCCAACCAGAAGACCCTGATCCTGCCGATGGAGGCCACCGCCATCCTGGGCAGCCTGCAGGGCATCGCGGAGGTTGCGAAGGAAGCCTTCGGCGGGCGCAAGGACTAG
- the rplM gene encoding 50S ribosomal protein L13, which yields MKTYIPKNDEQNWVVVDATNVPLGRLATLIASRIRGKHRPDFTPNIIQGDFVVVVNAQQVALTGNKLDGKVYTRYSGYQGGLKTETARQALAKHPERVIEHAVFGMLPKGRQGRAMHSRLKVYPGPAHPHTAQQPQTLEVK from the coding sequence GTGAAAACCTACATCCCCAAAAATGACGAGCAGAACTGGGTCGTGGTCGACGCGACCAACGTGCCCCTGGGCCGACTGGCGACGCTGATCGCCAGCCGCATTCGTGGCAAGCACCGCCCGGACTTCACCCCGAACATCATCCAGGGTGACTTCGTGGTGGTCGTGAACGCCCAGCAAGTCGCGCTGACCGGCAACAAGCTGGACGGCAAGGTCTACACCCGCTACTCCGGCTACCAGGGTGGCCTGAAGACCGAAACCGCCCGTCAGGCGCTGGCCAAGCACCCCGAGCGCGTCATCGAGCACGCCGTGTTCGGCATGCTGCCCAAGGGCCGCCAGGGCCGCGCGATGCACAGCCGCCTGAAGGTCTATCCCGGCCCCGCGCATCCCCACACCGCCCAGCAGCCCCAGACACTTGAGGTCAAATAA
- a CDS encoding antibiotic biosynthesis monooxygenase → MTVPSGSAATPDGVTLVITERVRPSQVPAYEAWAHRVQALLAKHPGFVGLHVLRDPSRPTPEYITLLRFASQAALDAWRHDPTYRKMLEELPAFTAAEVDYREARGLEAWFDRPASLPAPPLWKTVLVGFVGVYPLILLFTWLARPLTQDWVWWAAILPSAFLATLFLNWPVLPLLSRTLRRWLYPAR, encoded by the coding sequence ATGACCGTTCCTTCCGGCTCGGCCGCCACGCCGGACGGAGTGACGCTGGTGATCACCGAGCGGGTGCGGCCCTCGCAGGTGCCCGCCTACGAGGCCTGGGCGCACCGGGTACAGGCGCTACTCGCCAAGCACCCGGGCTTCGTGGGCCTGCACGTGCTGCGCGATCCCTCGCGGCCCACCCCGGAATACATCACGCTGCTGCGCTTCGCCTCCCAGGCGGCGCTGGACGCGTGGCGCCACGACCCGACCTACCGCAAGATGCTGGAGGAACTGCCCGCCTTCACGGCCGCCGAGGTCGATTACCGGGAGGCGCGGGGACTGGAGGCCTGGTTCGACCGTCCGGCCAGCCTGCCGGCGCCGCCGCTGTGGAAGACCGTCCTGGTGGGCTTCGTGGGCGTGTACCCGCTCATTTTGCTGTTCACCTGGCTGGCGCGGCCGCTGACCCAGGACTGGGTATGGTGGGCCGCCATCCTGCCCTCGGCGTTCCTGGCGACGCTGTTCCTGAACTGGCCGGTGCTGCCCCTGCTCTCGCGCACGCTGCGGCGCTGGCTGTATCCGGCCCGCTGA
- the rpsI gene encoding 30S ribosomal protein S9 yields MAIQQPEQFYGTGRRKTAVARVFLRPGEGKIMVNGKEFQTYFRGLLRAVHALQAFRETGTAGRYDAVITVAGGGPTGQADAIKLGIARALLKVNPDFRATMKPKGLLTRDPREVERKKYGLKKARRAPQFSKR; encoded by the coding sequence ATGGCGATCCAGCAACCTGAACAGTTCTACGGCACGGGCCGCCGCAAGACGGCCGTCGCACGCGTGTTCCTCCGCCCCGGCGAAGGCAAGATCATGGTGAACGGCAAGGAGTTCCAGACCTACTTCCGTGGGCTGCTGCGCGCCGTCCACGCCCTGCAGGCCTTCCGCGAGACCGGCACCGCCGGCCGCTACGACGCCGTGATCACGGTCGCCGGCGGTGGCCCCACCGGCCAGGCCGACGCCATCAAGCTGGGCATCGCCCGCGCGCTGCTGAAGGTCAACCCCGACTTCCGCGCCACCATGAAGCCCAAGGGCCTGCTGACCCGCGACCCGCGCGAAGTGGAACGCAAGAAGTACGGCCTGAAGAAGGCGCGCCGCGCGCCCCAGTTCAGCAAGCGCTGA
- a CDS encoding NfeD family protein, protein MDWLPTLERVQPWHWWVLGAGLLILEVLAPGIFFVWLALAAFMLGLIVFVLPVPVALQLLLFAGLSVAAVLVGRRYVNRLVLGGSEGDDMNLGAGRLVGRTVTVTTAIHNGVGRVRVGDSDWRATGPDTPVGANVLIVDADGTTLIVREINGTWV, encoded by the coding sequence GTGGACTGGCTGCCGACCCTGGAGCGTGTGCAGCCCTGGCACTGGTGGGTGCTGGGCGCTGGCCTGCTGATTCTGGAGGTGCTGGCTCCCGGCATCTTCTTCGTGTGGCTGGCGCTGGCCGCCTTCATGCTGGGACTGATCGTGTTCGTGCTGCCGGTGCCGGTGGCCCTGCAGCTCCTGCTCTTCGCCGGCCTCAGCGTGGCCGCCGTGCTGGTCGGGCGGCGCTACGTGAACCGGCTTGTGCTGGGCGGCTCGGAGGGCGACGATATGAACCTGGGCGCGGGCCGCCTGGTGGGCCGCACCGTGACCGTGACCACCGCCATCCACAACGGCGTGGGCCGCGTGCGGGTGGGCGACTCCGACTGGCGCGCGACCGGCCCGGATACCCCGGTCGGCGCGAACGTCCTGATCGTGGACGCCGACGGCACGACCCTGATCGTCCGGGAGATCAATGGGACGTGGGTGTAG